Genomic segment of Paenibacillaceae bacterium GAS479:
AGAAAGACGGGTTATAGCCGTCCAATTTCGGAAGAGTCAGAATATTCGTTGTCGACGGAAATACGTTATGTTATGATTGCTGGCAAAAGTGCTTATTTTTTTGAGGCAATGTGAATATTGTATACAGATTTCCGAGAAAAAATAACAAAGTTGCCGCAGCCGCGTGGCGTTCACTATTGAAGCTTTCCACTTTTGGGTCATGCTGGAAGGAATCATCCTGCAGCGAAGCGAATAGGATAGAGCAGCAAGAAGCAGGCTCCACCTGCGCTTGAAACAGGCTCCAACGGCAACAAGAAGGCAGATTAGTTGAACTAAAGAAACAAGCGAGGAAGCGAATCGAAGCGAACCGAACCGAATCGAAGCGAACCGAACCGAATCGGCCTACTGGAGAAGCAACGCGTCCGCCTCTGTAGACGGATTCCCCCCGTTTATAAGGGATAGTAAAGTTCAGCTTGTACAACTGGGCAATTAGCAACAACAATACAGATCCACCTGGATGATCGTTGAATCCAGGTTTTTTAACCGAATTATTTGTATACAGAATACAATATTCATAATTATGCAGACGGGAGAGGTTTTATGAACTCGGCACATACGATCGAAATTTCCGATAAGTACGCAGCGCATAATTATCATCCTTTGCCAGTTGTTATCGAGGAAGCTGAGGGAGTATGGGTTAAAAGTCCAGAAGGAAAAAAGTATATGGACTTTCTCAGCGCTTATTCGGCGCTTAACCATGGGCATCGGCATCCCGCACTCATCGCTGCGCTCAAGGAGCAGGCCGATCGCGTAACTTTGACCTCGCGAGCTTTCCATAGTACTGCGGCAGGAGAATTTTACGAGAAGCTGGCTGCTTATACGGGCAAAAGTAAAATCATCGCCATGAATACTGGTGCCGAAGCAGTTGAAACCGCTCTCAAAGCAGCGCGGCGCTGGGGTTATCGGGTGAAGAGTGTGCCGGATAATGAAGCGGAAATCATCGTCTGCAGCGGTAATTTTCATGGCCGTACTTTGGCGATCACTTCTTTTTCCTCACATGAGGAATACCGCAGCGGGTTCGGACCGTTTCTGCCTGGCTTCATCATGGTGCCGTATGGCGACTTGGAGGCGATGGAGGCAGCGATAAGCGACCGCACTGCAGCTGTGTTAGTCGAACCGATCCAGGGCGAGGCCGGCATCGTCCTTCCACCGGAAGGTTATCTTCGCGGCTTACGAGAGCTATGCGATAGGCATCATGTGTTGTTCATCGCTGACGAGATTCAGACCGGCTTCGGTAGAACTGGTAAGCCTTTCGCTTGTGATCGCGAAAATGTCACACCGGATTTGTATGTGATGGGGAAAGCTCTCGGAGGCGGTATTTTGCCAATCTCCGCAGTGGCCGCTGGCGAAGAGGTGCTCGGACTATTCGAGCCAGGCTCTCACGGCTCCACCTTCGGCGGCAATCCACTCGCCTGCGCGGTCGCTTCAGCCGCTTTGGATGTGTTGGAGCAGGAGGATCTTGCAGGCCGATCGTTGCGACTTGGTGAGCTCACGATGCAGCGTTTGCGGGAGATGGACAGTCCCATCGTCAAAGAAATTCGCGGCAGCGGTTTGTTCATCGGAGTGGAGCTGCACGGCCCGGCGCGTCCTTATTGCGAGCAGCTCATGCAGCTTGGCCTGCTGTGCAAGGAAACGCATGAAAATACAATCCGCCTCGCGCCGCCGCTGACCATTACGGAGGAAGAGCTGGATTGGGCGCTGGAGCGCCTTCACCTTGTATTAGTCGGCGCAGCGGTTAGCGAGTAGTTCAAGTAGCTTTTGCTACTTGAGTGAGCTCGTTCGCGGCGGAGCGTCCGAAGCAAGTAGCT
This window contains:
- a CDS encoding ornithine--oxo-acid transaminase: MNSAHTIEISDKYAAHNYHPLPVVIEEAEGVWVKSPEGKKYMDFLSAYSALNHGHRHPALIAALKEQADRVTLTSRAFHSTAAGEFYEKLAAYTGKSKIIAMNTGAEAVETALKAARRWGYRVKSVPDNEAEIIVCSGNFHGRTLAITSFSSHEEYRSGFGPFLPGFIMVPYGDLEAMEAAISDRTAAVLVEPIQGEAGIVLPPEGYLRGLRELCDRHHVLFIADEIQTGFGRTGKPFACDRENVTPDLYVMGKALGGGILPISAVAAGEEVLGLFEPGSHGSTFGGNPLACAVASAALDVLEQEDLAGRSLRLGELTMQRLREMDSPIVKEIRGSGLFIGVELHGPARPYCEQLMQLGLLCKETHENTIRLAPPLTITEEELDWALERLHLVLVGAAVSE